A section of the bacterium genome encodes:
- a CDS encoding YegP family protein: NGIKSVKKHAKAEKNFDRSKAKSGGACFVLKASNGEPIGRSQVYAGSSGCSGGIASVKRCAPGGKIEDLS, encoded by the coding sequence GAACGGCATCAAGTCGGTGAAAAAGCACGCCAAGGCCGAGAAGAACTTCGACCGCAGCAAGGCCAAGAGCGGCGGCGCTTGCTTCGTGCTCAAGGCTTCGAACGGTGAGCCGATCGGGCGATCGCAGGTCTACGCCGGTTCATCGGGATGCTCCGGCGGGATCGCTTCGGTCAAGCGCTGCGCTCCAGGCGGGAAGATCGAAGATCTGAGCTGA